Part of the Sinomonas atrocyanea genome is shown below.
GGCACGATGTGGACGTCATCATCATCACCGCCGCGCGGGACATCGCGACCGTGCGCGCCGCGATGCGCGGCGGAGCCGTGCACTACCTCGTGAAGCCGTTCGGGTTCGAGCAGCTCGCGGCCCAGCTCGGGGCGTACCGGCGGTGGCGGGCGGACGCGGAGTCCCGGAGCCGGACGGGGATCACCGGCCAGAACGACGTCGACGCGCTCTTCGCGTCCCAGCGCGCCTCGACGGCCGCTGCGGGCCCCGGCCCGGGCTCCGCGCGGCGCCTGCCGCCGACCATGCAGAAGGTGCTCGACGCCGTCCTGGGTGCCGGCCGTCCGCTCGGCGCCCAGGACGTCTCCGACCTCATCGGGATCTCCCGCCCCACGGCCCAGCGCTATCTGAGCGAGCTCGAGCGGAAGGGCCGGCTCACCCTGCACCTCGAGTACGGGGCAACGGGGCGACCGGTCAACACGTACGTCCCGGGCGGCTGACCCGCTGGCCCTGCGGTGCTCGGGCCGCGCAATTGGTGACTTGAGCACGGTGCCGAGTCCTCGCACCGTGCTCAAGTCACCAATTGCGGACGGGGCGCAGGTGGCTCAGGCGGCGTCGTCGACGTTGCGCCGCCGGCCGGCGAGGTACCCGAACACCGAGGCGCCGACGCCGATGGCCAGGAACGCCCAGCCCGCGAGGGCGAAGCTGCCGGTCGCCTGGTGGATCTGCGCCAC
Proteins encoded:
- a CDS encoding response regulator, which produces MIRVLVVDDDFRVARLHAAQVARVPGYECVGEAHTAAEAREAIARERPDLVLLDVYLPDEDGIALLASLREAGHDVDVIIITAARDIATVRAAMRGGAVHYLVKPFGFEQLAAQLGAYRRWRADAESRSRTGITGQNDVDALFASQRASTAAAGPGPGSARRLPPTMQKVLDAVLGAGRPLGAQDVSDLIGISRPTAQRYLSELERKGRLTLHLEYGATGRPVNTYVPGG